The Impatiens glandulifera chromosome 8, dImpGla2.1, whole genome shotgun sequence genome includes a window with the following:
- the LOC124912167 gene encoding alpha-ketoglutarate-dependent dioxygenase abh1-like, translated as MEGKTQTALSKEEFDDKKINDKLMPSFGATENVVRVSSDDPFDICPVKAGINLKPALIEKNRMKRKEDKLSAEGQSTSYLRPGMLLLKGFLSFSDQIRIVKLCRDLGLGHGGFYQPGYKDGSKLHLKMMCLGKNWDPETSKYGEVRCDGARPPPIPIELKKLVEYVLLKSHTFLKEFHKVHNASQELPLMSPDICIVNFYTKTGRLGLHQDKDECLESINRGLPVVSFSIGDSAEFLYSDYPDNNPDKVELKSGDVLIFGGKSRKVFHGVSSIISDSTSKALLEETNLRPGRINLTFRKF; from the exons ATGGAAGGAAAAACACAAACTGCGCTTTCCAAAGAGGAATTCGATGAcaagaaaataaatgataagTTAATGCCAAGCTTTGGCGCTACTGAAAATGTTGTTCGCGTGTCTTCTGATGATCCATTTGATATTTGCCCTGTTAAGGCGGGCATCAATTTGAAACCTGCTTTGATTGAAAAGAACAGAATGAAGCGAAAAGAAGACAAACTGTCTGCAGAAGGTCAGAGCACAAGCTATTTGAGGCCTGGGATGCTTCTTCTTAAAGGATTCCTAAGTTTCAGTGATCAG ATTAGGATAGTGAAGTTATGCCGGGATCTGGGGTTGGGTCATGGAGGTTTCTACCAACCAGGTTACAAAGATGGATCAAAGTTACATTTGAAAATGATGTGTCTTGGTAAGAACTGGGACCCCGAGACAAGCAAGTATGGGGAAGTACGATGTGATGGAGCTAGACCACCTCCAATTCCTATTGAACTTAAGAAACTGGTGGAATATGTGCTACTTAAAAGTCACACCTTTTTGAAAGAGTTCCACAAAGTACACAACGCCTCCCAGGAACTTCCACTGATGTCGCCAGACATTTGTATTGTCAATTTTTATACGAAAACTGGTCGGCTTGGTCTCCATCAG GATAAAGATGAATGCTTAGAAAGTATTAATCGAGGACTACCTGTAGTCTCCTTTTCTATAGGTGACTCGGCTGAGTTCCTATACAGTGACTATCCTGACAACAATCCAGACAAAGTAGAGCTTAAATCAGGAGATGTCCTGATATTTGGTGGAAAATCTCGTAAGGTGTTTCATGGTGTTTCAAGCATCATCTCCGATTCTACTTCCAAGGCCTTGCTTGAAGAAACTAATTTGCGACCTGGACGTATCAACCTCACTTTTAGGAAGTTCTAG